A genomic stretch from bacterium includes:
- the sucD gene encoding succinate--CoA ligase subunit alpha, protein MSVFVDENTRVVVQGITGRDGSFHAGQMAEYGTKVVAGVTPGKGGQQVHGIPVFDTVAEAVEKTGADASVIYVPARFAADALFEAADAGIRLAVCISEGLPTLDVLRAYHYYRARGIRFIGPNCPGIISPGKAKVGIMPGHIHRPGGVGLVSRSGTLTYEVVWSLTAAGLGQSTCMGIGGDPIIGTSFIDALAAFEADPETAGVVMIGEIGGTDEEEAAEFIQKNVTKPVVSFIAGRTAPKGKRMGHAGAIIAGGKGTAESKIEALTSVGVPVADLPSQLPGLLKARLG, encoded by the coding sequence ATGAGCGTATTCGTTGACGAGAACACCAGAGTGGTCGTCCAGGGCATCACCGGTCGCGACGGCTCCTTCCACGCCGGCCAGATGGCCGAGTACGGGACTAAAGTGGTCGCCGGAGTCACGCCGGGCAAGGGGGGCCAACAGGTCCACGGCATCCCGGTCTTCGACACGGTGGCCGAGGCGGTGGAAAAAACCGGGGCGGACGCGAGCGTTATCTACGTCCCGGCGCGCTTCGCCGCCGACGCGCTCTTCGAGGCCGCCGACGCGGGGATAAGGCTCGCCGTCTGCATCTCCGAGGGCCTCCCCACCCTGGACGTCCTGCGCGCCTACCACTACTACCGGGCGAGGGGGATCCGCTTCATCGGCCCCAACTGCCCGGGCATCATCTCGCCGGGCAAGGCCAAGGTTGGCATCATGCCGGGGCACATCCACCGGCCGGGGGGCGTGGGGCTGGTGAGCCGCTCGGGCACGCTGACCTACGAGGTGGTGTGGTCTTTGACCGCGGCCGGGCTGGGGCAGTCCACCTGCATGGGCATCGGCGGAGACCCGATCATCGGGACCAGCTTCATAGACGCCCTGGCGGCCTTCGAGGCCGACCCCGAGACCGCCGGGGTGGTGATGATCGGCGAGATAGGCGGCACCGACGAGGAGGAGGCGGCGGAGTTCATTCAAAAAAACGTGACGAAGCCGGTGGTGAGCTTCATCGCCGGACGCACCGCACCCAAGGGCAAGCGCATGGGCCACGCCGGGGCCATCATCGCCGGGGGCAAGGGGACGGCGGAGAGCAAGATCGAGGCGCTGACCTCGGTGGGGGTTCCCGTGGCCGATCTGCCCAGCCAGTTGCCGGGCCTGCTGAAGGCGCGGCTGGGGTAG